The window GACAGTGGTTGGATTgtttgtttaggttatgcctgattatgtGAGCttatattgcatgctagtacagattcttgtaTTTTGATAGAACTGCTTAATTATGTTCTGGTTAGATTTCCCTTTGgtatgaatgctgcttgctttgtgcttcatgggattctgagtgatgggagttagctattatATGAATACATTAAGtaacatgtgatcagggttgaataatctcagagttctAGATTTGACTCTACtacgcaactctcgtttgagtctaaccattgtagggacgagtcctttacttgaaggattatctgaacctcgtcacatgtgatggtattcaggtaatgactgATTGGCATTACGAGGAAAccttcagcaactgaggactGGTTGGGTTGGAGGTTTCCCTAGGATAGGCCTAGGATGAGTTTAGTGCTAGGAGCAGTGGTAGTCATGCAAGGGAATTGGTGGAGTCAAGgaaactcttgaggaaagtacggatagatgtggaaggtagtatgggcccgtactactgaaagcagaggatccgtactcgattcaagaggggccgagacaaaaccagggaacttgtagtgcgtGTGAGGTCCCTCAGCTGTGATATGTATTTTGATGATTGTTATGGCATGTTTTCAGTATGGCGACATCGCAAGATGGACCAGTGGATGGATCAGGTGTCAAAGAGGGGTTAGGATCGGGTTCAGGGAttgagcagctcgaggagcggatgagagaatTTGTATCGGCTGAGATTACACGTGGTATTcttgaccagactcctgtgatctttggcacggtcaaggagggcatcctGGAgtttttggatgagaggcttggAGCTTTTCGCACAGAGCTGGTGGCTATGTTAGGAGCGCATACTTTGACTTTCcgggagttcagggcttgtggagctccagattatcatggggctaaggaccccattgctagtggtagatggttggctgatgtcgccaacGTTTTTCGTTctagccggtgtcccgagggggacaaggttcgactcgcctcctgtcttctgaaggacagggcacgagattggtgggaggaggttgctCATGCTATCGGGGATGATGTcgtgttggacgcgatgacatggagtgatttctcggccaAGTTTAAAGCCGAGTTTGCACCGaatattgaggtgcaacagttagcccgggagttccaggatctacaGCAGACGAACGAgacggtggcggagatcaccaccaagttcagggagagggctcttcttgttccgtagtatgtcgcggatgaggagatgaagaaggctcgataTCACGATATGCTGAGAGACGACATCAGAGAGTTTGTGATtcggtccagctgcaagacgctggaggatatgattgctcgggccagggaaagggagattgatctggaacacctcgggaagaggaagccggaggagGTTCAGGTATCTACGGGATCAGGAAAGAGGCCCAAGACATCAGATTCTAGATCGAGAGGTCCTCAGGACCGGGGCCGCTGTGGCAAGTGCGACAGGAGgcacgagggtgcgtgtaggagttGCAGCGGTGGTGAttctggttgcttcaagtgcggccggattggtcatttcagcagagattgtactgctgcCACTACCCAGGGATCAGGCatgttatgtttccattgcagtcagaaaggccacaagaaggcctaatGTCCGAGTTTGCATTCAGCAGGACAGGTGATGACACCTACCCCTGCAACCAtgaggatcaccgatggccgtcagggccggcaGAGACGCCTGCAGCGAGGAGCAGGGCGTATTAGTTGGTTTCAAATGAGGTGTGAGCAGCCCGATGTGTCAGGTGCATATCTTCTTTCATTTCTCTATCAGCTTATGATATGGTCTTATTGTTATGGCTCTGAATCGGTATTGATAATGATACTTCGGAATTTTGCGGCCTGCTGGTGATTtatttatatgccatctgcataccttggacgTTAGAATGATAGTTGAAGGTCGTCTACTTTAGAGTGGGTTACTTAGGATGCATTATCTGTAGCATGCCTGTGAGGGGATTGGTAGTGCCTCGCTAGTTTGGGAAGGTGTCGATTGGAAATGGATCGGTTGGATCCCCAGTTGTGGTAAGTCGGGTTTTCAGCGAAGTGACTAGGGGATGGTAGGAAGAATTGGAAATTCTTCTGAGCTGTGAGTTGTGAGGAGCTAGTCAAGTCTAAGTTGGGGAGAGCCATCCGTGTGGCAAAGGATAGAAGTAAGTACAAGATTGGGGTGGTTTTGCAGTCTTTGTAAGGAAGAAAGTGGTTCAGGTGGCTGTTTGGATGGAGGATCAGGTTAGTTGGGAGTTGGAGAAACTTTCCAACCTTGAGTTTGTGTATTCATGTCTAGCGGGTGACTGGTTCGGGAAAAACCAGGTCGTAGAGCCTTCGCCAGGTGCGAGTTTAGGCGGGATATAAGACTGTGGGGTAGCCGCCGCATTCCCCCAGCAGCAAGTCGTGAGGAAAGTGtcgtaagactgcgggtaagccgtagcgTTCATTAGTAGTTTAGTTCGAGGAGTGTGggcggaggcccgtatctcctagtcagcGATGGGGATCATGAAAGGCTAAGTCGTTAATGTTTAGTATGGAGCTGGCCTGTATAGTCCTTGTTAGGAGAGGCCACTCGAGTAAGcatttgggtgagacccgtgggcgaggcccgtaagcTAGCaacagtataggtgagacctgggagcaggattgctcagtagtatggtttgggtgagacccgtgggcgaggcccgtaagaTTATAGCAGCAcatgtgggacctggtagggaccttagggtcaagataggggatcaaGGATCCCAAGACTTGTAGCCCCAGAGTGGCGGGATAGATAGAGTGGTTTAGATAGCCGAAGTTCTTCAGAAGTCACTGGGAGCAACTAAGAGATTGTGCTAGTTGTAGTGACCAGTGAGTATCCGGTAACTTAGTTATCGGCATAATCTGTagagggaccagggtggtctcggtccATTCAGAAGGCGAATGAGAAATGACAGGACTTTAAGGCAATGTAGTGACGATAGAGAGGTATGGTGCGGAACAACTAGTTGACCGAGGAGTGCTACGCCTCTCGCAGCAGGGATGGATAATCTCAGAGGAAAGGGTTTGACCctgttgtgcagctctcgttggagtctaaccgttatagggatgaatcttttactcaaaggattatttgATCCATATGCTGGGCTGGGTGCTCAGCGCTAGGTTATTGTATCCATAAGTGTTCGGTAGGTATCggcagtagtgaccagcactgggagtggctggagtgatggataCCATGAAGGATATGTCTTTCGCAGTGGTAGAGGAGGTGGTTCATGGTAGAAGCTACCTTGGGAAGGCCAGAAAGCGCGCAAGGAAAAAaagggggtgaacccctaggaTTTCAGCATAAGTACTTGGGGAGTACTGGAAGGATTGTCAGTTGAGTGAGTTGTGTGCTCAGGATTGGTGGGATTAGAGTGCACTTGAGGATTGATAGCTACAAGGACTATTTTTATTCTAGGTAACCGGGCGGAAGGTCCATGGAAGTGGTCGGCCGAAGTTATATTCATCAGGCTAGGGTGATGCGAGCGGATTGCAGGACAGATGGccgtagcggacttcgaggacgaagtctagtataagtgggggagagttgtaacacccagaatcagaaagacctAGTAAAGAAGGGAAAAGCTCCAAGTcaaggagtcaactcgtcgagtccagggaagaactcgacgagtcggagcgggatctgggttataGAATAAgtcaccgactcggcgagtctggtttggatgagaaaagccctaatcttagggtttgcaccctatttaaagggccttatgtccTCTCCTCAGCCCCCCTGTCGTCCAGAAGCTTCTTTAAGTAATTCCAAACCCTAACTTGAGTAAGAGGAGGAGGAAAGTGTGCTTGGGGCTTTTGCAAGAGGAAGATTTGGAGGATTTGACCACTAAGGAGCTAGAGGATTCAACTCTTTGGTTGTAAGCATCAGTTTGAAGGTATCAATTTGTCACTTTGCCTTTGTTGATTCTAGATCTTTTCTTGGATGatgttttggggccattttggcatgttaaggagccatttcgagttagaagtccagatctgaggttgctacttcagatataGGCTTGTCTTGGTCCAAAaacccgtaaagtatcagcccttggtgtgttggtgaagcatgtttgtcttaaaccctatccctagagtgttttaagcctatagctcattggtttcacgtaaagtttgcaactttacgtgaagggTGGgccttagaagagtagatctatagtttggagcccctgcatggctcgaaaagccactgtatggattaagaactgaagcgactcggcgagtcacatgggtggactcagcgagttgtatgaagatgggcaggaactcgtcgagttggaagaacaactcggcgagtctgttgaagattgccttggactcgccgagtttgttcttggactcggtgagtctggtcgcagaaccccaaccttttctggttaaaacgcagatcagtgagttgagtggtgaccggatgggactcagagatcgttgaactcgacgagtcttggggtgactcggcgagttgagtcatatTTTGAGAGTTTCTGAttttaagaactcggcgagtctatgcgttgactcagcgagtcgagtcaactggaaggttgattttgaccaggactttgactttgaccagagttgacttagtttgacttctagagtcCAGTTTGGAGCTAAGTGTTATACTGATATTAGTAGCTCGggaagctagtggagcagcggttcggaGAGTTGTCGAACAGCAGCCAAAGggttatcagcaaagttcagcagtgcatGTAAGTTTcccttgtgtgaatgggtctacggccataatgccggcccatgtagttatgagtaggaagacccgggggttagccctaggcacaatatgctagtatgacattcgggactaaggtccaatgttagcgtgcgggtgcccaaggatggtttgtatgatagttatacttgttgtctgtatgatacatgtatgtgcctggtagggaggtgattatgggcgaggtcccgtatctcaccaatggcagagtgtggacggtgttgCATACCTCATTAGCAGTAGAGAAGGGGCGAGGCCCAATAAGGAAagtagtgagtgtgggctgggcctgtatctcactgtcagtaggagcgtggacggggttccatgattcAGCAATAGcaggacaggggcgaggcccaagataggcgaggccttagtacaGTAATCCAGTAGAGTATGTtagttatgtgttgtgatatgattgtatgctagtatatgttagcgggcggggcccggagacaggcggggcctaaggaaAACAGATCTGTACgctgagcggggctcgaagccaggcggggcctggtggCGGACGGGGTCCGATAGCGAGCGAGGCCCAATGCAGCGGGCGGGAGCCCAATATGTGGTTATGTGCTGAGTATTGTGTATGGCATGTTTGGATCAGTAGATATATATGGTATGCGGTagcttggggaactcactaagcttcgtgcttacggttttcagttttggttttaggttttCAGTTTTCAGAAGAGGAGCTCGGGAGGGTTGTAGTGCACACAGCATGAcaagttagcctgggatgttactctgataattaaacaagtgttttggaaATGAAACTATGATTTGTCATATAAACCCTTTTTGTATGTTGGAACGACTTAACGCTTTGAATTagtattgttttttttaaagaaacttttggacttgaaatttgggatgttacaacttgaTGATcctatgtataaaaaaaatacaatcaaaCATATTATTTTTTTCCATAAATGTAATGCAATTAATATccatgaaaaaaataattttgaaaccATCGAAATGACATTCTAAAACggtcaaaaatcataaaacatttattttgttaaaaaatataacataatatgattattttcaaTAATTCCATTAAAATGTAACAACTTCTCTATATTAACCCTTTAAATATAACAACTACAAAGATCTATTTACAAGCATATAATAATCTATGGAATATTTTTGAATCAAAAATTTGTCTTGATTTTTTAATAGTCAAAAAGAGTATATAAGATTTATATGAAGATTCAAAAGTGTCGACGAAATGTGTAAGCAAGATTGACCATGATCACCACACCAGGTGTCAAAAGCTCTGTATGTGCAGTGTATGTATACCTTTACATCAATACCCAACTTGTAGTCTTGTAGATGTAATCACCGTTTCGTGTTTATACGGCGGCAGCAAAATCAAAAAAATCTGTtctttaaaaccctaatttccttctTTTACTTTCTTTCTTCAAACCCCTAAATTGCATTTTTCAACTTGGTAGGTTTCAAGTAGGCGTAGTAAAGATCCACCTGCATTTCAAGATCAAGGAAAACCCACAAACAGCTCGCTTGATTTTCCTCAAAAATGGACTCGCGAGAGTCGTTAGCACAGCCACCGTCGCTCCAACGGCATCAACCCCACCACCAACGGCAGCTTCCACCGGCGATGATGATGCAACCAAACCCATTCAAttcccatcaccaccaccacctacctaACAACTCCAACACTGCTCCGACGAACAACAACAGTATCATAAGTCCCGATTCGTTGCAACAGCGTTTCGCTTTTGATGGTCCTGACCAGTACGGAGACGGATCGTCTCCTCCTGGCGGGTTTAGGGCCGGTGGGTTTAGCATTGAGCCGGCGAGGAAGAAGCGAGGTCGACCAAGGAAGTATTCCCCGTCGCCTGATGGCAACATTGCGCTTGCTTTAGCTCCTGCTCCGGTTACCACCGGAGCTACTGCAGCTGGTGGTGGCGGTGGGCAGTTGGAATCTTCCAATGATGGCGCTACTGCCACCCCGAACACCGATCCCTCTGCTAAGAAACACCGAGGAAGGCCACCTGGTTCAGGGAAGAGGCAATTGGATGCTTTaggtaaaaaaaattgatttttcttgatgaattccATGATAATCAAGTAATTATAGTCGCAATTGTGTGCAAAATCTTATTTTAGTATTTTCTGGTAAGAATTATTGGCTGATTATTACTTTAATTTGTTGAATTAAGTAGTTAATCAGCTTAGTAAATAGTGATTACATATTTACAATTTACATTTGCCTATTCGAATCACACTTTTCCCTTTAAAACAATCTTGAATTTGATAGCTTCTTTACCACTTAACTTCTAAATCGAGGGATTGGTGTCTATAAAAAACGATTCCTGTAATGTATTTTTGTTCAATGGTGCACATATGGATATACGATCATTGTGTTTAGGACTTATTATTGATCATTTTGCATTCTAGTTGAATCTACATAGATAAGGTTATGATTACTTGACACCTTTATTAAATTGGGATGCTTTTGAATATATTAATTTGTATTTTGTTAAAATttattatgttatatgattgataGGTGCACCTGGTGTTGGTTTTACACCTCATGTCATCACAGTTAAAGCAGGAGAGGTATTTCCATCAACTTTCAGAAATGATTTATAGAATTAAGATCAATTTTTGAAGCTtgtatctattttttttttcttgttttatgAAATATGAatcacatttaaaacatggaggttTAGTAAATGCTTTCCAACTAAAAGGTTGCATTATAATTTTCTTTAAAGTGAGGAGATTTAATGAACTTATAATCAACAAGCATTTTTTTATTTGTGCTCAATGAACCCAtatctatagttttataccataTGAAGGTTCTTATTATAACATGTGTTCTCTTTCCCAAATTTCCTATGTGAATTTGAGTGGTTAAGATATAATAAAACATGCATGTTATAAGTATGTTAATTGCTATTAGTAAATTGTAACATGTGTTTCTTTTCCCTTAATTCTTGTTTCTCTTCGTTAAGTGTTTATCTCATGAAAGTTGTAACAATCTTTGTTTTGGGATTTTTAACTTAATATTGATGCAACTTTTTTTCacttctatttagaatatttacTTGGAGTTCGAAAATTATGGTTAAATGGACACATGTATATCCCTACATATGTTTGACATGATGCATATCCATTAAAAATGTTTCATGCAATATTCATGTATTAATAATTAAGAAGCCCTAATTATTCATGTTCTTATACATTAATACATTCAAGATTGCATGCATACAATAAGCAAGTGACATATTtacaatacaagttattttaggTTTGAAAATTTGCCAAATAAGAATTAAAATCTAAACCCTTGAACTTTCTAAAATTGACAGGATATAGCCTCGAAGATCACCGCCTTTTCACAACAAGGACCTCGTACTGTCTGTATCCTTTCAGCCAACGGTGCCATCAGCAATGTCACTCTCCGTCAACCAGCCATGTCCGGTGGCTCCGTAACTTATGAGGTACATTTCCACCTTATACCCCTCTATACTCGACAAACTTTCTACGGCTATTTTCAATGacaagggcatttatgtcttttccaCAAATGAAAGATTAGGAGAGTCCTTGTCCCACCTTTTTTGGTTGGCACAAAATTTCACTTTTTGTCTCATTGACATCAGTCTCAGTCTAATGCACACCAATATGGTCTGCGTCCTGTCTAGTCCTATGTAACAAACTTTTGTCCTATTCACATCAGTCTCAGTCCAATACAAGTCAGATGACCGCGCAGTATGTCATGTCATGTGTAACAACCTTTTGTCCTGTCTCATTGACATCAGTCTCAGTACATGCCTAACACAGTACAATTTGTCATGacattcattttttattttattttatttattatttttttttcagggGCGGTttgagataatatctttatcGGGCTCCTTCCTACTCGCAGACAGTAATGGCAACAGCCAAGGCAACCGATCAAGTGGCCTGAGCGTTTCTCTTGCAGGTTCAGATGGGCGGGTTTTGGGCGGCGGAGTCGCCGGATCTTTAGTTGCCGCCACCCCTGTCCAGGtcagcctctctctctctctctctctctctctctctctcatgtctGTGACTAAGTGCCGGCCATTTTGACTGTAATCTATCCACCAGGTGGTGGTTGGAAGCTTTATTACAGATGCAAAGAAACCAAAATCTAGTGGCGGCACAGCGGCGGCACCACCAGCAAACATGTTGAATTTTGGCAGCGGGCCAGGGTCAGTTCCGGGAGCTAGTCCACCATCTGACGGGCCGTCAAGCGAGTCATCTGAGGAGAGtggcggtggcggtggtg of the Lactuca sativa cultivar Salinas chromosome 6, Lsat_Salinas_v11, whole genome shotgun sequence genome contains:
- the LOC111918092 gene encoding AT-hook motif nuclear-localized protein 8; the encoded protein is MDSRESLAQPPSLQRHQPHHQRQLPPAMMMQPNPFNSHHHHHLPNNSNTAPTNNNSIISPDSLQQRFAFDGPDQYGDGSSPPGGFRAGGFSIEPARKKRGRPRKYSPSPDGNIALALAPAPVTTGATAAGGGGGQLESSNDGATATPNTDPSAKKHRGRPPGSGKRQLDALGAPGVGFTPHVITVKAGEDIASKITAFSQQGPRTVCILSANGAISNVTLRQPAMSGGSVTYEGRFEIISLSGSFLLADSNGNSQGNRSSGLSVSLAGSDGRVLGGGVAGSLVAATPVQVVVGSFITDAKKPKSSGGTAAAPPANMLNFGSGPGSVPGASPPSDGPSSESSEESGGGGGGGGGGGSPLRRPTPGSYNNPSQQQPPPMPMYSNMGWPNSTMNMLRN